A genomic stretch from Pseudoliparis swirei isolate HS2019 ecotype Mariana Trench chromosome 18, NWPU_hadal_v1, whole genome shotgun sequence includes:
- the LOC130207885 gene encoding LOW QUALITY PROTEIN: immunoglobulin-like and fibronectin type III domain-containing protein 1 (The sequence of the model RefSeq protein was modified relative to this genomic sequence to represent the inferred CDS: inserted 2 bases in 1 codon), producing MFKICKAKEEEPKASGQVKIKKKSKVPGVMITQYVEELPEGMSTPDFTRKPIALTIQEGKLAIFRAVVTGDPKPTVTWVRNSGELNEEYNKMVFDSNAGEYQLQMPDVSADQADTYKCFARNEYGKAVVTAALNIIEVGFKKSKAMQESRTAVREIPEDFKKTLHKVDIEAKEDKKIEIDDKFWELLMSAEKKDYETICAQYGVTDFRGMLKKLSERKIERDQEQEKVVERLCNLKPIELKADGNAEFELEMSLKDPTSKIFLFKDGVMVPFELDTDSKHGLKQVGKKFVFSINGVDPDDAGLYQVEVDGVKIFSTEFKLPPVEFLVKMNDVKAEEREDAVFDCVLSQPLKKIKWMGKNNPLEQGEKYDITVSEDMLIHSLVVKDCLPLDKGIYAAVTGLNSCNAWLVVEADNDPNASRKKKARKTTRAGGGGADLLKIAEEQQAKIQIEREKLIAKAKADAEAAAAAATETAAEAAAAAAVAAAEKAEVRAAAKVEKEAEAKVEKKAKATVEKKAKAKAKPKADTKTEKEADDTSEATTVEEEEEEEEDTKEDVQGEAPPEVDDTEEEEPAQEKRKRVRAGPLVPETVTDPGVYFTGGLSDVTAIIGADAELVCRLSSEDCDGVWSKDEKEITETEDISIVKDGTFRKLIIKNCKEEDAGKYRCEADGRKTEAALSVEDPPRINPDDLAEFREPVMIKTGKDAAFEISFVGREPMKIQWFNEGEELFEDAHIRIEKSSSHSRLVLTKCQRKITGEIKIRIKNDCGATEAITQFVILDKPTPPLGPVDIIEASSTCIDFKWRIPKDNGGSPITDYILERQQIGRNSWKKLGKIGPEPKYRDRDVDHGRKYCYHIRAETDQGTSEMMETDDIQAGTKAYPGSPSTPKIVSAFKDCINLSWSAPTNTGGTNLLGYNVEKRKNGSNLWGHVNPPNEPIKEKTYAVKDVVEGFEYEFRVSAINISGAGEPSSPSVFVFARNPKKPPGEVIELKVTDSTYSTLSLGWTKPTEEEGVQDEAKGYFVELKPAENPEWGRCNSNAIMLSSYTIMGLKSMAMYWVRVLATNEGGEGXPRELNNYIIAMPPAVRPQFTDKNMKNFMVIKAGDSARVNFNFKASPIPAIKWLKDGLPVAKHVTVHNTDTSSQLMIHAAERHDTGIYTIIVKNLVGQETSSVEIRVTDEPKPPGPVELKENVTGTVTVSWTPSPDEKKDDRLHYVVTKRDSVMRSWQTVADHLFNNKCTVVNIMPGREYNFRVYTRNDMGLSKPSESTTWEVKRRKETFSLNLPATKKCCFETPPSFSVPLKMHKSPESYECNMSCAVKGNPKPYVTWYRNNVSLNTNTNYYITNTCGVCSMVILRVGPKDSGDYTVIAENPLGRMECSTKLVVKD from the exons ATGTTTAAAATATGTAAAGCAAAGGAAGAGGAGCCAAAGGCTTCAGGGCAGG tgaaaataaaaaagaagtcaaAGGTGCCCGGAGTTATGATCACCCAGTATGTGGAAGAACTACCTGAAGGCATGAGCACCCCCGATTTCACACGGAAACCCATTGCTCTCACTATTCAAGAAG GAAAATTGGCGATCTTCAGAGCAGTCGTTACTGGCGACCCAAAACCGACTGTGACCTGGGTTCGGAATAGCGGGGAACTGAATGAAGAATATAACAAGATGGTCTTTGATTCGAATGCTGGCGAATACCAACTACAG ATGCCTGATGTATCGGCGGATCAAGCCGACACCTACAAGTGTTTTGCTAGAAATGAATATGGAAAAGCAGTTGTAACCGCTGCGCTTAATATCATTGAGG TTGGTTTTAAGAAGAGCAAAGCCATGCAAGAATCCAGAACAG cGGTGAGAGAGATACCCGAGGACTTCAAAAAGACCTTACATAA GGTTGACATCGAGgcaaaagaagacaaaaaaattGAAATTGATGACAAGTTTTGGGAACTGTTGATGAGTGCGGAGAAAAAAGATTATGAGACCATCTGTGCTCAGTATGGTGTCACTGATTTCCGCGGGATGCTTAAGAAACTAAGTGAGAGGAAGATAGAGAGGGATCAAGAGCAAGAAAAG GTTGTTGAAAGGCTATGCAACCTAAAGCCCATTGAATTGAAGGCTGATGGAAATGCCGAGTTTGAACttgaaatgtcactaaaagacCCGACCAGCAAAATATTCTTATTCAAG GATGGAGTTATGGTTCCCTTTGAGTTGGACACAGACTCAAAACACGGACTGAAGCAGGTGGGCAAGAAGTTTGTGTTCAGCATCAATGGTGTCGACCCAGACGATGCAGGTTTATACCAAGTGGAGGTCGATGGAGTAAAGATCTTCTCCACTGAGTTCAAAC TTCCCCCAGTGGAGTTCTTGGTCAAGATGAATGATGTGAAagcagaggaaagagaagacgCTGTGTTTGATTGTGTCCTCTCACAGCCCCTGAAAAAAATTAAGTGGATGGGAAAGAATAACCCACTAGAGCAAGGAGAGAAATATGATATAACTGTGTCAGAGGACATGCTGATTCACTCGTTGGTGGTGAAGGACTGCCTGCCATTGGACAAAGGAATCTATGCGGCTGTGACTGGACTTAACTCCTGCAATGCCTGGCTTGTAGTGGAAG cCGACAATGATCCAAACGCAAGCAGAAAGAAGAAAGCTCGCAAAACAACCAgagcaggtggtggtggagccGACCTTTTAAAGATTGCGGAGGAGCAACAGGCTAAGatacagatagagagagagaagttgaTTGCTAAGGCAAAGGCCGATGCGGAGGCTGCCGCCGCAGCAGCCACCGAAACAGCCGCCGAAGCAGCCGCAGCAGCCGCTGTGGCTGCCGCTGAGAAAGCGGAGGTTAGGGCCGCAGCGAAAGTGGAGAAGGAAGCCGAAGCGAAAGTTGAGAAAAAAGCCAAAGCTACAGTAGAGAAGAAAGCCAAAGCTAAAGCCAAGCCAAAGGCAGATACCAAGACTGAAAAAGAGGCGGATGATACATCAGAAGCAACCactgttgaggaggaggaggaggaggaggaggatacaaaagaagatgttcAGGGAGAGGCTCCTCCTGAAGTTGATGAtactgaagaagaggagccagcccaagagaaaagaaagagagtgagagcagGCCCACTTGTCCCTGAGACAGTCACTG ACCCGGGAGTATACTTCACGGGAGGACTGTCCGATGTAACTGCAATCATTGGTGCTGATGCAGAACTGGTCTGCAGGCTGAGCAGTGAGGACTGTGATGGAGTCTGGTCCAAAGATGagaaagag ATCACGGAAACAGAAGATATCTCTATTGTTAAAGATGGGACTTTTCGCAAACTAATTATCAAGAACTGCAAAGAAGAGGATGCCGGAAAGTACCGCTGTGAAGCTGATGGCCGTAAAACAGAAGCTGCATTAAGTGTTGAAG ATCCTCCTAGAATTAACCCAGATGACCTGGCAGAGTTCAGAGAACCTGTCATGATCAAAACCGGAAAAGATGCAGCCTTCGAGATATCCTTTGTGGGCCGGGAACCCATGAAGATCCAGTGGTTCAATGAGGGTGAAGAGCTCTTCGAGGATGCCCATATCAGAATAGAGAAGTCTTCCTCACACAGCCGCCTGGTGCTTACTAAGTGCCAACGCAAAATCACAGGAGAAATTAAGATTAGGATAAAAAATGATTGTGGAGCAACTGAAGCCATCACGCAGTTTGTCATTTTAG ATAAACCAACGCCCCCACTAGGCCCAGTTGATATTATTGAAGCCTCGTCAACTTGCATCGACTTCAAATGGAGGATTCCCAAAGACAATGGAGGTTCCCCCATCACGGACTACATCCTGGAGCGCCAGCAAATTGGCCGAAACAGCTGGAAGAAATTAGGAAAAATTGGCCCAGAGCCTAAATACAGGGATCGTGATGTTGATCATGGCAGAAAGTACTGCTACCACATCCGGGCGGAAACTGATCAAGGCACCAGTGAAATGATGGAGACGGATGACATTCAGGCAGGGACAAAGG CATACCCTGGATCTCCTTCGACACCAAAAATTGTAAGTGCTTTCAAAGACTGTATCAATCTGAGTTGGTCTGCACCCACTAATACTGGAGGAACCAACCTTTTGGGATACAACGTCGAGAAACGCAAGAATGGCAGTAATCTGTGGGGCCATGTCAACCCTCCCAATGAACCCATCAAAG AGAAGACTTATGCAGTGAAAGATGTAGTTGAAGGCTTCGAGTACGAGTTCCGTGTATCGGCGATCAACATTTCTGGAGCTGGAGAGCCAAGTTCGCCttctgtctttgtgtttgcCAGAAATCCAAAGA AGCCCCCAGGTGAAGTCATTGAACTGAAGGTGACAGACTCCACATACTCCACCTTATCGCTGGGCTGGACCAAACCAACGGAAGAGGAAGGGGTCCAGGATGAGGCCAAAGGATACTTTGTGGAGCTCAAACCAGCAGAAAACCCAGAATGGGGTCGCTGTAACTCCAATGCTATCATGTTAAGCTCCTATACTATTATGGGTCTGAAGTCCATGGCCATGTACTGGGTAAGAGTTCTAGCCACCAATGAGGGTGGAGAGGG GCCTCGAGAGTTAAACAACTACATCATTGCAATGCCTCCTGCAG TGAGACCTCAATTCACTGACAAAAATATGAAGAACTTCATGGTGATTAAAGCTGGTGACTCTGCTCGAGTGAACTTCAACTTTAAG GCCTCTCCAATACCGGCTATCAAATGGCTCAAGGACGGACTTCCTGTCGCCAAACATGTGACGgtgcacaacacagacacatcaTCGCAGCTAATGATCCATGCAGCAGAGCGCCATGACACTGGGATCTATACCATCATTGTCAAGAACCTTGTTGGTCAGGAGACCTCCAGTGTTGAGATAAGAGTCACAG ACGAGCCCAAGCCTCCGGGCCCCGTGGAGCTGAAGGAGAACGTGACGGGAACTGTGACGGTGTCCTGGACTCCCTCTCCAGATGAGAAGAAAGACGACAGGCTGCACTACGTGGTCACCAAGCGAGACTCTGTGATGCGTTCTTGGCAAACTGTGGCGGACCATCTTTTCAACAACAAGTGCACCGTCGTCAATATCATGCCGGGGAGGGAGTATAACTTCCGGGTCTACACTAGGAATGACATGGGACTCTCCAAGCCTTCAGAGTCCACAACCTGGGAagtgaagagaagaaaag AAACATTTTCTTTGAACCTTCCGGCCACTAAAAAGTGTTGCTTTGAGACGCCTCCTTCGTTCTCTGTTCCGCTAAAAATGCACAAAAGTCCAGAGAGCTACGAGTGCAACATGAGTTGTGCCGTGAAGGGAAACCCCAAACCGTATGTCACCTGGTACAGGAACAACGTCAGCCtcaacaccaacaccaactACTACATCACCAACACATGTGGCGTCTGCTCCATGGTGATACTTAGAGTTGGCCCGAAGGACAGCGGCGATTACACAGTCATTGCAGAAAACCCTCTGGGCAGAATGGAGTGTTCCACTAAACTGGTTGTTAAAg ATTAG